A window of the Melospiza melodia melodia isolate bMelMel2 chromosome 25, bMelMel2.pri, whole genome shotgun sequence genome harbors these coding sequences:
- the DCST2 gene encoding DC-STAMP domain-containing protein 2: MRLVSGLGRALRARRGLPKQQAPRAGAKRRPQEPSKAQEFARSLGGLTLGLLLASIYGALVLLVQGHNVWYCLSVTVFMGAGMGLGMAFSMKTRMIVLLALPHFFTKEGKMMVMVLALCLTMQGPGTNLMHNVSQLAKALSCGAELAQNQTAERLQRAKEPLLNLQRKIKEIGQNAKVLGDRVRKFIRSITDSTRHVARALRNVWMWLARAGNICNRELGDPKTSCYRYIDKARDKCERALPLLFHICYVIITFKALCGTISTLSFMFCTIPKYIQKFIRANVANPLTDALNRVRAEFEFNITVMHHFSVNLNASKSLGEVSADIMEAVQHHMEPYHRFLELFSYISFLAVLFLWYRAVKYRRRYLRDDTFDNVYITRRFVEMDLRCAEQGKPTVLPLSGRERGRYIPPGALWLSKAERSQYGIQLFGFLRHTLLGLSIILADYSIFWLLDLFRHQLSAEIIARAPSTMTISVNGTGYTSEIYKDLVSAFNTLQEGEVSVLSQVCLIQPEEPDHATYITIGILYGIWLFIAVFGSYMARLRRAVCACYFPSREMERLAFLHNIIRARREWAVFALSRGGTQRLADTGKSRLFLILISRFPLLARLARRAGIQRKHCLTCGMAERPDFIACITLNCKGLYCSDCYKTLNNTCSVCMAPLSYPDSGDEELDSSEEETAEQGAVEDASPVVRRQRSRERGQQLLQRIKDIISSWTSPSRTSRRLQEQLEEEEEESKGLLSRPDFDSEDEAASSDRELREVVVVKTPERVPSPSEHPPGIDSGAESRAQKPPNTTLKRVVLSVLPGPCSRFLWSRPDQYRCRKAFLGAGFGMFLGLDYETNLMR, translated from the exons aTGAGGCTGGTGTCGGGTCTGGGCAGAGCCCTGCGGGCCCGGCGGGGCCTGCCCAAGCAGCAGGCCCCGCGGGCCGGGGCCAAGCGCAGGCCGCAGGAGCCCAGCAAGGCCCAGGAGTTCGCCCGCAGCCTGGGCGGCCTCACGCTGGGCCTGCTGCTGGCCAGCATTTAcggggccctggtgctgctggtgcagggCCACAATGTCTGGTACTGCCTGAGCGTCACCGTCTTCATGGGCGCGGGGATGGGCCTGGGCATGGCCTTCTCCATGAAGACGCGGATGAtcgtgctgctggcactgccgcaCTTCTTCACCA AGGAGGGGAAGATGATGGTCATGGTGCTGGCGCTGTGCCTGACCATGCAAGGCCCTGGCACCAATCTCATGCACAACGTCTCCCAGCTCGCCAAGGCGCTGTcgtgtggggctgagctggccCAAAACCAGACGGCCGAGCGGCTGCAACGTGCCAAGGAGCCACTGCTGA ACTTGCAGAGGAAAATCAAGGAGATTGGCCAGAATGCCAAGGTGCTGGGTGACCGCGTCCGTAAATTCATCCGCTCCATCACAGACTCTACCAGACACGTTG cccggGCCCTGCGCAACGTTTGGATGTGGCTGGCGAGGGCTGGGAACATCTGCAACCGCGAGCTGGGGGATCCCAAGACCAGCTGCTATCGCTACATAGACAAGGCCAGGGACAAGTGTGAGCGtgccctgcccctcctcttccacaTCTGCTACGTTATCATCACCTTCAAGGCCCTCTGTGGCACGATCAGCACAC TTTCATTCATGTTCTGCACCATCCCAAAGTACATCCAGAAGTTCATCCGGGCCAACGTTGCAAACC ccctcacAGACGCCCTGAACCGCGTCCGTGCCGAGTTTGAGTTCAACATCACAGTCATGCACCACTTCAGCGTCAACCTCAACGCCAGCAAGAGCCTGGGGGAGGTGTCTGCCGATATCATGGAGGCCGTGCAGCACCACATGGAGCCCTACCACCGCTTCCTGGAGCTCTTCTCCTACATCTCCTTCTTGGCCGTCCTCTTCTTGTGGTACCG CGCGGTTAAGTACCGGCGCCGCTACCTGCGGGACGACACCTTTGACAACGTTTACATCACGCGGCGCTTTGTGGAGATGGACCTGCGGTGTGCAGAGCAGGGCAAACCCACCGTGCTGCCCCTGTCGGGGCGGGAGAGGGGCCGCTACATCCCCCCAG GTGCGCTGTGGCTGTCGAAGGCTGAGCGAAGCCAGTATGGGATTCAGCTCTTTGGGTTCCTGCGCCACACCCTGCTGGGGCTCAGCATCATCCTGGCTGACTACAGCATCTTCTGGCTCCTTGACCTGTTCCGGCACCAGCTGAGCGCGGAGATCATTGCCAGGG CGCCGTCGACCATGACCATCAGCGTCAACGGGACGGGCTACACCAGTGAGATCTACAAGGACCTGGTCTCTGCCTTCAACACGCTGCAGGAGGGCGAGGTCTCGGTGCTGTCCCAGGTCTGCCTCATCCAGCCCGAGGAGCCCGACCACGCCACCTACATCACCATAG GAATCCTGTACGGTATCTGGCTCTTCATCGCTGTCTTTGGTTCCTACATGGCACGCCTGCGCCGGGCGGTGTGTGCCTGCTACTTCCCATCCCGTGAGATG GAGCGCCTGGCCTTCCTCCACAACATCATCCGGGCACGGCGGGAATGGGCGGTGTTTGCCCTGAGCCGAGGGGGCACGCAGCGCTTGGCCGACACCGGGAAGAGCAGGCTCTTCCTTATCCTCATCTCCAG GTTCCCTCTCCTTGCTCGCCTCGCTCGCCGCGCGGGCATCCAGCGCAAACACTGCCTGACCTGTGGGATGGCAGAGCGGCCAGATTTCATTGCCTGCATCACACTCAACTGCAAAG GGCTGTATTGCAGTGACTGCTACAAAACCCTGAACAACACCTGCTCCGTCTGCATGGCCCCCCTGAGCTACCCGGACTCTGGGGACgaggagct ggactCGAGTGAGGAGGAGACAGCAGAGCAGGGCGCTGTGGAGGACGCATCTCCAGTGGTGAGGAGACAGCGGAGCAGGGAGcgagggcagcagctgctgcagcgcaTCAAGGACATCATCAGCAGCTGGACGTCTCCCTCCAGAACATCcaggaggctgcaggagcagctggaggaggaggaggaggagagcaagGGGCTGCTCTCCAG acCCGACTTTGACTCCGAGGATGAAGCTGCCAGCAGTGACAGGGAGCTGCGGGAGGTGGTGGTGGTAAAAACACCCGAGCGTGTTCCCTCTCCATCGGAGCATCCCCCGGGCATCGATTCTGGAGCAGAATCCCGTGCTCAGAAACCTCCCAACACGA ccctgaaGCGAGTGGTGCTCTCGGTCCTGCCCGGCCCGTGCAGCCGCTTCCTCTGGAGCCGGCCCGACCAGTACCGCTGCAGGAAAGCCTTCCTGGGAGCCGGCTTCGGGATGTTCCTCGGCCTCG ATTATGAGACAAACCTTATGAGATAA